TCCATCGGAGGAGAGCAAAAGCGCCCAGTCCCCGTGCCCCGGGCTCTCCCACGTGTAGCTGAGTTCACCGGTGGCCTTTTCCTCGCTGACCCACATGTCAGATCCAGCGGGATTGGGAACAGTTTCTGCGCCTGTCTTGCTCTCTGTGGTCAGCGCCGAAAAATCGCCGTTGGCACCGGTCACCGTGGTGTGTGCGGCATCGCCAACCCAGCCGGAAATATCGGCTTGCTGCCCAACGGCCAGCTGGATGGGCCCGGCCGACTTGATGGTCAAGGTGAACTTTCCATCAGCGGTGGCCAGCACTTCCGGAGAGATAACTGTCAGCGGCGCTGCCGCAACAGTGTCACCCACCGTTGCCGTGACAGTGGCAGGGGGTAGCCAAACAGTGCGCTGTCCTATCCCTAATCCCAGAACAAGCAGGCCCAATATAGCCAACACAATTGCAATCTTTGAACGCAAGTACATACCTAACATCGGCGGAAAACTACTTTCATCGTCTCCTCAAGGGTAACCGAATCGTTATCTTTGAGGGTGTTTGAGAGTCAAATCTCACTCTTAGCGATACTTTGTGCTCCTGCCATTTTGTCGGAACCCACGGAAACCCACCCGCCCAAAATGGCTCTTGGTGAGCAAACGCGCTGGTAATGTCAAGTCACCAAGAACGAGCGGGGTCAGATTTTCCGCTCGTGCCACCCGGACACGAAGGCAGCCTTCCTTGAGCTCCCCCCACGAATCAGAAGTACCTGAGCCCGGTACCCCCGTTGTTCCCCCAGACGTGGACTCCGCTACCGACCATGGTGCTGAAGCTGAACGCCCTGCCCTTCCCGTAGTCCCGCAGGAAGCCCCGGAAAGCCCCCCACGCCACGGGCGCTTGCAGTCATGGATCATGGACAAGATCAGGCAACCAGTGCCCGGCGCCCAACCCCGTGTCCGGTTCGACCTCCCCGTTGAAGCCGCAGGTACAACAAGCGGAGCCCCGGAACCCACCGACCATGAACCCGCGGCAGCCGGGAGCATGTTCCGGCACCCTATTTACTTTGGCTTTATGGGTACGGTCGGTGTTGGCATTGCCTTGTTCCTGAGTTACATACTGGCGAACACAGAGTCGCTGCTGCTGTGGATAGTCACTGCGTTGTTCATAGCATTGGGTCTGGATCCAGTGGTGCGCTGGCTGGAACGGCGCAAGGTCCCGCGCCCCCTCGGCATCGTACTGGTCCTGGGTGCACTTCTGGGCCTGGTGGCCATCTTCTTTGCCACGCTGATTCCCACCATCGTTGAGCAGACCACCCAGCTTGTCACCAAAGCTCCGGGATGGATCAACGATTTTCTGAACTCCAACTTCTTCCGGCAGCTGGACGTCGAGTACCACGTGCTGGACACCATCAACGAACAGGTTGCAAAGTTCTTCCAGAACGCCCAGGCAGTGGGTGGCATCTTTGGCGGCGTGTTGGGTGTTGGCACCACCATCGCCAATGCCCTCTTCGGGACCTTGATCGTCCTGGTCCTGAGCCTGTATTTCCTGGCTTCGATGCCCGGCATCAAAAAGTGGGGATACCGCTTGGCGCCGCGCTCACGCCGGGCACGCGTGGAAGAGCTGAGTGAGGAAATCACCCGTGGCGTCGGCAACTACGTGATCGGCCAAGTGTGTGTGGCAGCGCTCAATGCGTCGTTCGCTTTCATCCTCATGACCATTTTGAATGTTCCCTACAGCGTCTTGCTGGCGTTCATTGTCGCCCTGCTGGCGTTCATCCCGTTGGTGGGCGGCATGTTGGCGGCCGTGGTGGTCATTGCGGTGAGCCTGACAGGTGGCTGGCAGACAGCCCTTATCTACGCCATTTGCTACATCGCCTACCTGCAGTTTGAGGCTTACTTTGTGTCGCCGCGTGTCATGCAAAAAGCAGTCGCCGTCCCGGGCGCCGTGGCCGTCATTTCGGTGATTGCCGGTGGCAGTTTGCTCGGTGTCCTGGGCGCCTTGATCGCTATCCCCACCGCCGCAGCAGTGATGTTGTTGGTGCGGGAAGTCTTCATCGCCAGGCAAGACAAGAACTAGGCGGGTAGCACCGCTACCGGGCCCTGCCATTGCACGGGAAGGTCCATGGCGGCCCCCAGCACCGTCGAGGCGATCTCATTTAAGGCACGTGCCGCGTACTTCTCACCCACCCAGAGGTGTTTAGCACCGGCCACAGCCACCAGGTGTGCCTGCGGGATAGCGGCAAAGCGTTCCGCGGCGGCTGCCGGTTGCAGGTAGTCGTCAAATTCGGGCACCAGGACCGTCAGGGGTTTGCCAAGCTCTGCCCACAAGGCCAGGTCGCTGTCACCAGCCCTGTGAAGCGGCGGCGAGAGCAGAACGGCGCCTTCTACTGCCTGCGCCACGGGTGCCAGCGCCCCGTACTTCAAGACCAGCTCGGTACCAAAGGACCAGCCCACCAGCCACCTGTTCGGCAGCCCCCGGTCCACAGCAAATTGCACGGCAGCGGCAACATCCAAACGCTCGGCATCGCCCTCACCGAAGACCCCATCGCTGGTCCCCCTCGGGGAGGTTGTGCCGCGGGTGTTGAAACGCAGTACGGCAATCCCTGCCAGGGCCGGCAACCTGTAGGAGGCCTTCTTGAACACATGCGAGTCCATGAAGCCGCCGTGGGTGGGCAGCGGGTGGAGGGTGATCAACGTGGCCCGCACAACGCCGTCGGCCGGAAGTGCCAGCTCACCGACCAAGGTGAGCCCGTCGGCGGTCCTCAATTCAATGTTCTCCCGATGTGCGGGCAAGATGGTGGATGCCCGGATGGCACTGGGTGTTCCGGGATCGACAAAGTCAAGGGATGCAGGGTCAAAAGCCATGCCTTCAACCCTATCTGTACCGGTAGCTGCGCGTGCGCCAGCAGTTACTGTGCCAGTGCCTGCGCTCCCGCAATCCGGCTTCGGCCCCAAACATGGCATCTTCTTGCCACACCACTACGTGGGCCACGCCCGGGACCACGGAGCGGTGGCACCCCGGGCAGGTGTAGACCTTTTGCGCATTCTGGGCTGTGATGGTCCGTACCGCCCACTCCCCGTCGGGTGCGGATTCGCGCTGGGGAATGCCAAGCCGAGCCCGCTCCAGCTCAGGCTCCGGCTCGGCAGCGTTCCCTCCTGAAAAGGAGGTACGACGGCGGCGCGGATGGTTTGAGCGGGGCATCGTTCCATTGTGCCGCACCGGTCAGCCCGCGGCGAACCTGGGTAACTATCCCCGCGATGACCAGTGGCGAACCAAGCGCTCCGCCCAGCGGCTAAAGTGGGAGGCGTGCGTTTAGTGATTGCCAAGTGCTCCGTCGACTACGTCGGACGCCTCAAAGCCCATCTTCCCCTGGCCGTTCGCCTCTTAGTTCTTAAGGCCGACGGTTCTGTTCTTGTCCACTCCGACGGCGGCTCCTACAAGCCGTTGAACTGGATGAGCCCACCGGCCAACATGCGGACCCTCAGCCCCGACGACGTCGATCTTGAGACCGGCGTCGTCGAGCAGTGGATAGTGCAATCTGCCAAGACCGACGACCGACTGATCATCAACATCTACGAACACATCAGCGACTCCAGCCATGACCTTGGCGTGGATCCGGGCCTGATCAAGGACGGTGTGGAGGCCGATCTGCAACGCCTGCTGGCCGCCCAGATTGACCTGTTGGGCGATGGCTACACCTTAATCCGCCGTGAGTACTTCACGGCGATCGGCCCCGTGGACATTCTGGCCAGGGACGCCAAGGGCGCCACGGTAGCCATCGAGCTAAAGCGCCGCGGCGACATCGACGGCGTGGAGCAGCTCACCCGGTACCTGGAGCTGCTCAACCGGGACCCGCTACTGGCACCGGTGCGCGGCATCTTTGCCGCCCAACAGATCAAACCGCAGGCACGGGTTTTGGCCACCGACAGGGGAATTGAGTGCAAAACCCTTGATTACGACGCCATGCGCGGCGTCGATGACAGCGAGACACGCCTGTTCTAGCGGCTGCGCACCCTGGTCAAGCCCCGCAGGGCAGGATTTGGCTAGACTTACTGCCATGACGCAATCCCATGACACCGCCGCGCACCTGCCTATCAAACAACTGATTCACGGTTCCATCGTCACTGATCATGGGGTGATTGAAGGCGGCTTGCTGGCCATTGCCGGCGACCGCATTGTCTATGCCGGCCGCGCCGACCATTTTGACGACCCGGACTTTGAGGCGGCCGACGTCGATGCCGCCAACGTTTTCGCCGTCCCAGCCGGACATAGGATCATTCCCGGACTCGTTGACGTACACAATCACGGCGGAAACGGCGGGGACTTCCCCAGCGGCAACGAGTCGTCGGCCCGCACCGCCGTGGAGTTCTTGCACCGTGCTGGAACCACCACCCTGCTGGCAAGTATGGTTACGGCCTCGCCCGAAGACCTCCTCAACGGCATCCGCCTCTACGCCCGGTTGACCGAGGAAGGTTTGCTGGCCGGCATCCATTTGGAAGGACCTTTCCTCTCCCACACTCGTTGCGGCGCCCAGAACCCGGCTTTCCTCCTGGAACCCGACCTTGAACTGGCAGCAGCCCTCATCGAGGCGGGCCAAGGGCACATCTGCACCATGACGTACGCCCCGGAACTGCCCGGTGCTGCCGATCTCGTGGATCTGCTCACCGCCCACGGGATAACCCCGTCAGTTGGCCACACCGATTGCGACACCATCACGGCGTCAGAGTCCCTTGACCAGGCCCGTGAAGGTTTGGATTCCACCGGGTTCGATGGAATCTCCGGACGGCCGACTGTCACCCACCTGTTCAACGGCATGCCTCCCATGCACCACCGCTCCCCCGGCCCGGTGGCCGCCTGTTTGCGGGCAGCCAAGGCCGGTCACGCCGCCGTCGAACTCGTCGCCGACAACACCCACCTTGACCCGGAAACCGTCAAGACCGTATTCGCGCTGGTGGGTGCCGAGAACATCCTGCTGGTCACGGACTCCATGGCCGCTGCCGGGCTGGCCGACGGCCAATACATGCTGGGGCCCTCCCCCGTCACCGTCAAGGACGGCGTGGCGACGCTGGACGCCACCGGCTCGATTGCTGGCGGGACGGCCACATTGCTGGATGTGGTGCGGCGCACAGTGGGTGCCGGAGTCAAGTTCACCGACGCCCTGCACTCGGCAACTGTTGTCCCGGCAGGGGTGCTGGGGCTGACCGACGAGGTTGGTTCGTTGCGCCGTGGGCTGCGCGCTGACGCCTTGATAGTGGACGGCGATTTGGTGCTCAAGCGTGTCATGCGCGCCGGGGAGTGGCTTAGCTAGTCCCCTCCCGTGGTGAGTGAGCCTGGCGGGTTCTGGTGGTCTTAGTTGGTGGGGTTTTGTGTGCGGGGGATGCCGTGGTTGAGGCGGACGGTCCAGGCGCCTTGGTGTGTGAGGGTGTGGTGGGGGCCGCAGAGTGGTGCGGCGTTGTTGATGTTGCTTTCCCCGCCTTCGTACCAGGGCAGGATGTGGTGGGCTTCGGTCCAGGTTCCGGGTTTGGTGCAGTCGGGGAAGGTGCAGCCGAGGTCGCGGGCGAGCAGGATTTTGCGTTGTGGGGTGGTGAAGAGGCGTTGGGTGCGGCCGACGTTGAGGATCTCGCTGCCGTCGCCGAGGATGGTGCCGGTGATGTCGGCGTCGCAGAGGGTTTCGGCGAAGGCTGCTAGGGGTTGTGGGCCGCTGTAGGGGGCTAGTGCGATGCCCAGGGGTTCCCCGGCGGTGTTCTTGCGTTCGAGTTCGGTTTGGGTGGTGCTGATGAATACTTGGGGTCTGAGGCCGCCGGTGATCGGGAGTAGGCCGGTGCGGGCGGCGAGTTTGAGGCAGTCGATGAGCCCGTCGAGGAGTTTTTGTCCGTGGGTGCGTCGGTCGGTTACGGCTGGGTCGGTGGAGTGTGGATCGATGGGGTCTAGGCCGGGTAGGTCTTCTTCGCTGCCGGGTTCGGGCACGCTGGTGCCATTGAGTAGGTGTGGCCACGGACGGGCACCACGGTCCTGGGTGGTGTCAGGTCCGCCAGGGTTGTCAGGGCCGCCGCCGTTGTCAGGTCCGCCAGGGTTGTTGGGTGGGTGGTGGGGTGCGTGGATCGTGGACCAGTCCTTGTTGTCATTGATGGTGGGTTCCCACCCGGTGGTGAAGGGCTCCTGACTGCCGGGGCATGCCCATGCCGGGGCCGGGCCCTGCGAGGGTGGCGGCCAGCTCTCCGGGCCCATGCCGCCAACACCACCACCAGCACCACCAGAGTTGCCGGTGCCAGCATCAGCACCAGCGCCGTTGTCTGCGTCTGTGCCCGTGTTTGTGTTGAGGTTGGTGCGGATGAAGTCCGTGATGTCTATTTGTCCCGGTAGTGGCGGTTCCGGGGCGGGTGTGTGGCTGCCTGTGCCACCGCTGGTTCCTGCGGCACCATTGTCGGTTTCTGTGACGTCGTTGGTTCCGTCGGGGTTGATGTTGTTGATGGGTGTGTGTTGGTTGGGGTTGGTGGCGGAGTCGATGCTGGCCAGCATGGTTTCGTATTGCAGGATGGTGAGATGGCCGTCGAAGCCGACCAGTCCGCGGCGGGGGCGGCGGAAGAAGATGCCTTGCTTGGCTAATAGTTCACCCTCGGTGGGGCGTTGCCCGTCGGGGTTTAGCAGGTTCACCGCTTGTAGGCCCAGGGGGCGTAGGAAGTCTGGGGGCTCTACCAGGGCGTAGCTGGTGAGGGTTTCCTCCAGTTCCCGGTCTGTGCCTTCCGGGATCTGGCCGGCTTGGGCTAGGTGGGTGGCTTCGTCGGTGAAGGAAGAGATGATCAGTGCCTGCTCGAGTGAGACGTCTCCGGCAAAGAATGCTGCTGCGAGCACCGGCTGTGTCGGGGCTGTGATGGTGCCGGTCAAACCATCGGTGGCGGGCAGGAGGTGCTCGGCTAGGCGGAGCCGGCGGTGGGCTTCGCCCCGGCCCAGTTTCAAGGAGCTGGTCAGTAGCTCTGCCGGGGTCCGGAAGCCGTCTTTGTCGTACCGGCCGGCCCGGACCCGGTCCGCGAGGTCCGCGGCGGCCTGCACCCCCAGCCCGGCCAGGAGCCGGGAGAGATGTTCGAGGGTTTGTGCCCAATCCATGGACTCGGTATCGCTGAGCGCACCCAACTCCAACCCGAACGGGGCCCGCCCGACCCCCGAGGACCCCTCAGCCATGCTGGCAGGAGCGGTGGCAGGCGCAGTGGCAGGGCCAGTGCTTGCAGGAGCCGTGGCAGGGCCAGTGCCTGCAAAGCTCGGGGTGGCCGTTCGGGCTAGGGCCGTGGCAAGGGCCAGTAATTGGTGGATGTGCCCACCAATACCAGTGCCGCTACCTGTGGATCCGGGATAACCCGGCCTCCCTGCCGTTGCTTCCATACCCCTAGCTTTACCGGCACCCACCGACACTATTAGAAGATTAATACCAG
This region of Arthrobacter alpinus genomic DNA includes:
- a CDS encoding AI-2E family transporter — protein: MDKIRQPVPGAQPRVRFDLPVEAAGTTSGAPEPTDHEPAAAGSMFRHPIYFGFMGTVGVGIALFLSYILANTESLLLWIVTALFIALGLDPVVRWLERRKVPRPLGIVLVLGALLGLVAIFFATLIPTIVEQTTQLVTKAPGWINDFLNSNFFRQLDVEYHVLDTINEQVAKFFQNAQAVGGIFGGVLGVGTTIANALFGTLIVLVLSLYFLASMPGIKKWGYRLAPRSRRARVEELSEEITRGVGNYVIGQVCVAALNASFAFILMTILNVPYSVLLAFIVALLAFIPLVGGMLAAVVVIAVSLTGGWQTALIYAICYIAYLQFEAYFVSPRVMQKAVAVPGAVAVISVIAGGSLLGVLGALIAIPTAAAVMLLVREVFIARQDKN
- a CDS encoding alpha/beta hydrolase is translated as MAFDPASLDFVDPGTPSAIRASTILPAHRENIELRTADGLTLVGELALPADGVVRATLITLHPLPTHGGFMDSHVFKKASYRLPALAGIAVLRFNTRGTTSPRGTSDGVFGEGDAERLDVAAAVQFAVDRGLPNRWLVGWSFGTELVLKYGALAPVAQAVEGAVLLSPPLHRAGDSDLALWAELGKPLTVLVPEFDDYLQPAAAAERFAAIPQAHLVAVAGAKHLWVGEKYAARALNEIASTVLGAAMDLPVQWQGPVAVLPA
- a CDS encoding HNH endonuclease signature motif containing protein, giving the protein MEATAGRPGYPGSTGSGTGIGGHIHQLLALATALARTATPSFAGTGPATAPASTGPATAPATAPASMAEGSSGVGRAPFGLELGALSDTESMDWAQTLEHLSRLLAGLGVQAAADLADRVRAGRYDKDGFRTPAELLTSSLKLGRGEAHRRLRLAEHLLPATDGLTGTITAPTQPVLAAAFFAGDVSLEQALIISSFTDEATHLAQAGQIPEGTDRELEETLTSYALVEPPDFLRPLGLQAVNLLNPDGQRPTEGELLAKQGIFFRRPRRGLVGFDGHLTILQYETMLASIDSATNPNQHTPINNINPDGTNDVTETDNGAAGTSGGTGSHTPAPEPPLPGQIDITDFIRTNLNTNTGTDADNGAGADAGTGNSGGAGGGVGGMGPESWPPPSQGPAPAWACPGSQEPFTTGWEPTINDNKDWSTIHAPHHPPNNPGGPDNGGGPDNPGGPDTTQDRGARPWPHLLNGTSVPEPGSEEDLPGLDPIDPHSTDPAVTDRRTHGQKLLDGLIDCLKLAARTGLLPITGGLRPQVFISTTQTELERKNTAGEPLGIALAPYSGPQPLAAFAETLCDADITGTILGDGSEILNVGRTQRLFTTPQRKILLARDLGCTFPDCTKPGTWTEAHHILPWYEGGESNINNAAPLCGPHHTLTHQGAWTVRLNHGIPRTQNPTN
- the nucS gene encoding endonuclease NucS, whose amino-acid sequence is MRLVIAKCSVDYVGRLKAHLPLAVRLLVLKADGSVLVHSDGGSYKPLNWMSPPANMRTLSPDDVDLETGVVEQWIVQSAKTDDRLIINIYEHISDSSHDLGVDPGLIKDGVEADLQRLLAAQIDLLGDGYTLIRREYFTAIGPVDILARDAKGATVAIELKRRGDIDGVEQLTRYLELLNRDPLLAPVRGIFAAQQIKPQARVLATDRGIECKTLDYDAMRGVDDSETRLF
- a CDS encoding N-acetylglucosamine-6-phosphate deacetylase; this translates as MTQSHDTAAHLPIKQLIHGSIVTDHGVIEGGLLAIAGDRIVYAGRADHFDDPDFEAADVDAANVFAVPAGHRIIPGLVDVHNHGGNGGDFPSGNESSARTAVEFLHRAGTTTLLASMVTASPEDLLNGIRLYARLTEEGLLAGIHLEGPFLSHTRCGAQNPAFLLEPDLELAAALIEAGQGHICTMTYAPELPGAADLVDLLTAHGITPSVGHTDCDTITASESLDQAREGLDSTGFDGISGRPTVTHLFNGMPPMHHRSPGPVAACLRAAKAGHAAVELVADNTHLDPETVKTVFALVGAENILLVTDSMAAAGLADGQYMLGPSPVTVKDGVATLDATGSIAGGTATLLDVVRRTVGAGVKFTDALHSATVVPAGVLGLTDEVGSLRRGLRADALIVDGDLVLKRVMRAGEWLS